A single window of Bombus affinis isolate iyBomAffi1 chromosome 15, iyBomAffi1.2, whole genome shotgun sequence DNA harbors:
- the LOC126925146 gene encoding nuclear envelope integral membrane protein 1 isoform X2, whose product MGNGIVNPLSAVIFLLIFDCVYTESALTTESIHFLKPGDVIENNKPGLQTFCHSAKPKYMKHMWESLTMYLRTKIENYDLYNGKTPEEVLQKHDDNHRSWYFNIFSIQKNKKFKINPFEDVCIGIYVHPSNLHKYTVSMVETSTDNSALMLMVAGAVLFWNAYKFSKNTLFYYLISIMLGITASIIILVYFISKFLLKGKMMYITILTGWTMSFYLLQMLWENTQLIIVQYREWVAWYILITSFISFVIAYRFGPITNVRTKRLIQWFLQIIGLITMYYSSYLREATAFFCLSILLLYNYPTVLTQKGRTYCDRTRRTNESFPGSRRTRKERIIYSLKY is encoded by the exons ATGGGCAACGGAATAGTAAACCCGTTAAGTGCAGttatttttttacttatttttgaTTGTGTGTACACAGAATCTGCATTAACCACGGAATCAA TACACTTTTTAAAGCCAGGAGATGTTATTGAAAATAACAAGCCTGGATTACAAACTTTCTGTCATAGTGCCAAACcgaaatatatgaaacatatGTGGGAAAGTTTAACA atGTACTTAAGAACAAAGATAGAAAACTATGATCTTTACAATGGGAAAACTCCTGAAGAAGTATTACAAAAGCACGATGACAATCATAGGTCCtggtattttaatatatttagcatacagaagaataaaaaattcaaaattaatccTTTCGAAGATGTATGTATTGGTATATATGTGCATCCCTCCAATTTGCACAAATATACAGTGAGCATGGTAGAAACAA GTACCGATAACTCTGCATTAATGTTAATGGTGGCAGGCGCTGTATTATTTTGGAACGCTTATAAGTTCAGTAAAAAtactctattttattatttgatcaGCATAATGCTTGGAATCACCGCCTCCATTATAATTTTAGTGTACTTCATTAGTAAATTTCTATTAAAG GGTAAGATGATGTATATCACGATCCTCACTGGTTGGACAATGAGTTTTTATCTATTACAAATGTTATGGGAAAATACCCAACTGATCATCGTGCAGTATAGGGAATGGGTGGCATGGTACATTTTAATCACGTCTTTCATCAGTTTCGTCATTGCTTATCGGTTTGGCCCAATTACGAATGTTAGGACGAAAAGACTTATACAGTGGTTCTTGCAG aTAATAGGATTGATTACCATGTATTATAGCAGTTATTTACGCGAAGCAACAGCCTTTTTTTGTTTGTCAATTCTCTTACTTTATAATTATCCTACTGTATTAACTCAAAAAGGCAGAACTTACTG TGATCGTACAAGGCGAACAAATGAAAGCTTCCCTGGTAGTAGGAGaacaagaaaagaaagaattatttactctttaaaatattaa
- the LOC126925146 gene encoding nuclear envelope integral membrane protein 1 isoform X3, with protein sequence MYLRTKIENYDLYNGKTPEEVLQKHDDNHRSWYFNIFSIQKNKKFKINPFEDVCIGIYVHPSNLHKYTVSMVETSTDNSALMLMVAGAVLFWNAYKFSKNTLFYYLISIMLGITASIIILVYFISKFLLKGKMMYITILTGWTMSFYLLQMLWENTQLIIVQYREWVAWYILITSFISFVIAYRFGPITNVRTKRLIQWFLQIIGLITMYYSSYLREATAFFCLSILLLYNYPTVLTQKGRTYWMNMFPERRKLLTEDQYREEGIRETNKALKELKEYCVSPKCNPWKTTLILKDPIRFARFMEGESHLSDGESQKHDAEITGIIEECEYTDDEDDML encoded by the exons atGTACTTAAGAACAAAGATAGAAAACTATGATCTTTACAATGGGAAAACTCCTGAAGAAGTATTACAAAAGCACGATGACAATCATAGGTCCtggtattttaatatatttagcatacagaagaataaaaaattcaaaattaatccTTTCGAAGATGTATGTATTGGTATATATGTGCATCCCTCCAATTTGCACAAATATACAGTGAGCATGGTAGAAACAA GTACCGATAACTCTGCATTAATGTTAATGGTGGCAGGCGCTGTATTATTTTGGAACGCTTATAAGTTCAGTAAAAAtactctattttattatttgatcaGCATAATGCTTGGAATCACCGCCTCCATTATAATTTTAGTGTACTTCATTAGTAAATTTCTATTAAAG GGTAAGATGATGTATATCACGATCCTCACTGGTTGGACAATGAGTTTTTATCTATTACAAATGTTATGGGAAAATACCCAACTGATCATCGTGCAGTATAGGGAATGGGTGGCATGGTACATTTTAATCACGTCTTTCATCAGTTTCGTCATTGCTTATCGGTTTGGCCCAATTACGAATGTTAGGACGAAAAGACTTATACAGTGGTTCTTGCAG aTAATAGGATTGATTACCATGTATTATAGCAGTTATTTACGCGAAGCAACAGCCTTTTTTTGTTTGTCAATTCTCTTACTTTATAATTATCCTACTGTATTAACTCAAAAAGGCAGAACTTACTG GATGAACATGTTTCCTGAGAGAAGAAAGTTATTGACAGAAGACCAGTATCGTGAAGAAGGAATAAGAGAAACGAACAAAGCATTGAAAGAGCTAAAAGAATATTGCGTTAGTCCTAAATGTAATCCATGGAAAACGACTTTAATATTAAAAGATCCGATAAg GTTTGCCAGGTTTATGGAAGGTGAATCACATTTATCCGACGGCGAGTCTCAGAAACACGACGCAGAGATCACAGGAATTATAGAGGAATGTGAATATACGGATGATGAGGATGATATGCTATAA
- the LOC126925146 gene encoding nuclear envelope integral membrane protein 1 isoform X1, whose product MGNGIVNPLSAVIFLLIFDCVYTESALTTESIHFLKPGDVIENNKPGLQTFCHSAKPKYMKHMWESLTMYLRTKIENYDLYNGKTPEEVLQKHDDNHRSWYFNIFSIQKNKKFKINPFEDVCIGIYVHPSNLHKYTVSMVETSTDNSALMLMVAGAVLFWNAYKFSKNTLFYYLISIMLGITASIIILVYFISKFLLKGKMMYITILTGWTMSFYLLQMLWENTQLIIVQYREWVAWYILITSFISFVIAYRFGPITNVRTKRLIQWFLQIIGLITMYYSSYLREATAFFCLSILLLYNYPTVLTQKGRTYWMNMFPERRKLLTEDQYREEGIRETNKALKELKEYCVSPKCNPWKTTLILKDPIRFARFMEGESHLSDGESQKHDAEITGIIEECEYTDDEDDML is encoded by the exons ATGGGCAACGGAATAGTAAACCCGTTAAGTGCAGttatttttttacttatttttgaTTGTGTGTACACAGAATCTGCATTAACCACGGAATCAA TACACTTTTTAAAGCCAGGAGATGTTATTGAAAATAACAAGCCTGGATTACAAACTTTCTGTCATAGTGCCAAACcgaaatatatgaaacatatGTGGGAAAGTTTAACA atGTACTTAAGAACAAAGATAGAAAACTATGATCTTTACAATGGGAAAACTCCTGAAGAAGTATTACAAAAGCACGATGACAATCATAGGTCCtggtattttaatatatttagcatacagaagaataaaaaattcaaaattaatccTTTCGAAGATGTATGTATTGGTATATATGTGCATCCCTCCAATTTGCACAAATATACAGTGAGCATGGTAGAAACAA GTACCGATAACTCTGCATTAATGTTAATGGTGGCAGGCGCTGTATTATTTTGGAACGCTTATAAGTTCAGTAAAAAtactctattttattatttgatcaGCATAATGCTTGGAATCACCGCCTCCATTATAATTTTAGTGTACTTCATTAGTAAATTTCTATTAAAG GGTAAGATGATGTATATCACGATCCTCACTGGTTGGACAATGAGTTTTTATCTATTACAAATGTTATGGGAAAATACCCAACTGATCATCGTGCAGTATAGGGAATGGGTGGCATGGTACATTTTAATCACGTCTTTCATCAGTTTCGTCATTGCTTATCGGTTTGGCCCAATTACGAATGTTAGGACGAAAAGACTTATACAGTGGTTCTTGCAG aTAATAGGATTGATTACCATGTATTATAGCAGTTATTTACGCGAAGCAACAGCCTTTTTTTGTTTGTCAATTCTCTTACTTTATAATTATCCTACTGTATTAACTCAAAAAGGCAGAACTTACTG GATGAACATGTTTCCTGAGAGAAGAAAGTTATTGACAGAAGACCAGTATCGTGAAGAAGGAATAAGAGAAACGAACAAAGCATTGAAAGAGCTAAAAGAATATTGCGTTAGTCCTAAATGTAATCCATGGAAAACGACTTTAATATTAAAAGATCCGATAAg GTTTGCCAGGTTTATGGAAGGTGAATCACATTTATCCGACGGCGAGTCTCAGAAACACGACGCAGAGATCACAGGAATTATAGAGGAATGTGAATATACGGATGATGAGGATGATATGCTATAA